From the genome of Nicotiana tabacum cultivar K326 chromosome 17, ASM71507v2, whole genome shotgun sequence:
tttcatttcattaaaataagtactttattttcatgttgtagaattagtattttctttttcaaacaattatttttttattatggaGCACAATTTTCAACGTTGTTTTTACATAAAAAAGTAAAGTAATGCATTAgttctttgaaaaaaaaatagagtcTTAAAAACGTTGGGGTATTTGAGagaggggaggggggaggggaggAGGAGAGCACATGAACATGAGGACTTGGGGAAGGGGGTAAGAAGAGtatcataaaaaattatttttctaaaaaaatattttctactctcaaacaaacacaagaaaatattttccggaaaaatttttcactcaccaaccaaacaaggaaaaataagtgataaaaccattcattttccatgaaaatattttcgATACATAGAAAACattttcgtttcttaccaaacacaccctaaggaTATTTTTAATCATGACTAAAATAGCAAAATTTATCATCAACACACACTTGATCTACAAAATCATCTCTAGGACCACAAAGATGAGAACATGAAAGCCATAACACAGCACACTAATGAtactaacaataatttttctaaAAGGTTAATTAACATGGTAATGCCAGTCTTTAGATTCTAATGCTTGTCTTTGGATACAATATTTCCAACCCCATTAACATGACTATGAAATCCAGTTTGTTTTTCAATAAGTTCAGCCAACTTCAATTGCTTATTACTGCAAGCTTCAATTAACTTTGCTTCTTTAGCCTCTGCATCTCTCTGTAATGCACTGAGTTGATCTTTATATTCCCTCTCCATTCTTCCAATAAAAGCCATTTCCTCTTCACGTAAACACCTCATCTTTGcttctatttcttccattttctccCTCCGTTTTCTAGCTTTCTCTGACTCTAGTTGTTGCTCCAGCCGGTTCAGTCTCCAAGTTGCTTCCTTTTTATGCTGTACCCAGTTTTGTCTTCCTTCTTCCAGCTCTTTGCAGTACTGGATTAGGGTACCCAGTTGCTGAACCGGATAGAACCGTCCTATCAAAGCCAAATCCGATTGAACCGGCTCATGCACATGCAACACCGGTTCAGATGGTGTAAGGGTGAGACTAACAGAAGGGGAAGGAGTATAAGATGATGCATTAGCTGCTGAGTTCATCCACGGCGCAATAGTGGTGGAATTAACCGGTTCAGTTATAGCAACCGGCCTTAAAGAAAGAACCGGTGGCGGTTCAAGATTTGGCATGATATTATTAATAGCTGGCAAAGGCAAAGGAGGCTGAAAAACAAATATCTTTGGCTGCACGTACTTCTCTGCAAAAGTCTCCAATATGTGATCGTACTTCCCGGAAACTGCTCCCTCCGGCGACCCACCATCGGAGACGGCGGAAACAGACGGTGGGTCAGCGTAATCTTGAAGTTTCTGTGATCTCTGAAGCTGCTTAAGCTGTTTCTCTTTGAAAACTTCCCACCACTTGCCTAATCTTTTAGCAGTACGACCAGGGACTTCAGCTGCAATTTTCTTCCACTTATTACCGTACTTTGCCTGAAGAGAAATGACAAGATTTTGTTCTTCAAGGGTTAAAGATCCTTTCTTTATCCCTGGTTTCAAGTAGTTTTTCCAACGTTCAAGGCATGATTTTGGGTCCCTGTCAAGAGTTCTACCCATGCGTTTAGAAATGAGGTTCCATTCTTTAGGTCCATATTGCTTCACGTAAGCTCCTAACAGTGCGTCTTCTTCTGGCCGCCACCTTTGACGCTCTTTCATTTCCAAGCCATAACCACTATATTTGCTTTAACTTCTCATTCTGGTTGTATTTACTaaggaaaaagatgaagaaataatgcCTTATCTTGAAGAAAGAGTTTGGTGTTTGGCTAGTAAGTAGGCGCTGCTTTGGTTACTCACTGCAGTTTTACAGTGCTACATTACAGTGACATTATATTTAGGGTATGAAAATGAGAGTGAGATTAAAGTGGAACTGTTTTTGGGTAGGCAATAGAAGCCTAATTGGGGAGATTGGGAATCAGTAGGACAGAAACGACAGCGGGGTAAAACAGTGAGAGTAAAGGTGAAAGAGGAACTGGCATGGCAGACAAAGTCAGAATTGTGGTGGACAAGACAGGTGGTTTTTGTACCGTGTGTAATCGGAAACAAGGATACCCCtattgtcttttaattttgtgcAAATATCGCTTATTTCTCAGTATCTTCTCCACTCGGACATAATAAAAACTATCTAGCTCATCTTGAGTACCGAAACCAAAATAATacatttttgaattcaaaaaacaaaaatatgttaGAAAAAATACATGGTGATCAAAATATATGTAGTGTTTTAAAATACGCTATATCTTAACGGCCGTTTGGCCAGTTAAGTATAGCGTCCTTTAGAAAGACGCTATATATATAACGTTTTTTTAAAAGACGTTATATGTATTATTATGGGCCCACAAATAATTTTTCTCGGCTTAACTGACATACCAATAATTTAACTGGGTATAGCGTCTTAAGCTAAGACGCTATGCCTTAAATAATTTACCCCCGGAATGGTTTTTGCCTTATATAAGGACGTtaaggattttgtaaaaatccattCAGAATTACTCTAAGTGTTGTAAAATTTTTGTTTGTttagttattttgcattttgtcataatgtctgaagagcgaagaattagggttttaTTATATTGGAGGGGGGTgaggggggtgaggttgtggtggtgAATAACTCAGTAAgttatagtttatctccacagtctcatgttaaattgccacttacaatggagtacgatacattggtatcgttgttatgtaaaataaTGAGTGTTAACAAGCGTTCGGTGAATCTTAAAATAACTGGAAGATATTCGTATTCTATAACTCCGTAAgggtttgcttgttatgctgagtttaacatcgaagacgatgaaactctgagagattttttgaggactccggatgcaTACCGGGAATTTATTGTGATAAAAATGTTAGAAATATGCGTCAAGGCTGAAGGCGTTCGCAATAATGTGGTTGCGTAAAGTAGGAAAATCCCTCAATCAtcgagtggttattttggagcagttttagccgaacaggttccggctgaaagagtttggccggatctaaacttatctccacgggcgaatgaggagcgagaaaataatttctccCCTAGTATACATAATCCACAAGCAGAGTGATAAATTTCAATTTTTCTACTGTGTTacgatgtatatttttgtatattgtatttgtattaacactcatatattccacagggggtaccgatcagatatgaattttacaagttatgaaccaacggtCAGTTGGAATATGCCGAGTTTTGGTGTGTTAGATTATGGTGGTCCATCTGGGAGTCAGCATCAACAagataatgtgcatcatgggatatcaacacattatAATTTGTAAGTGAATATATAAAGTTATATGTATTGTTTGGACCAAtttgagtaactcattatttctttggttgtgcagtgaaaacgagcaacttgatggtcctttccttactcaattgcccgaagatggtgtatttaatcgggatctggtAGATGCGCATAGTCaggaagagaatagtgattatgacaacaatgccgatgagtctagaggtgacacacccttccctgacgaGGGTGATgttgaggaggaagagaatgccgaacctgatttgacgagggagcatgctccacctcccgttagaccaaaagtatacgagtcccacgtgccgtTTCATTCGAggcatattccctaccttgatcatttgccaagtatgccggatgtggatgccctcacaagggatattgACGAAATTCggtcagcaatgtgggatgaatctagaccaacagtgttgtcaaagggcatgctttttacTGATAAGGCGCGCCTAATCAGGGCGGTAAAAATATacagcgtaaaagagtgtcgtgagatgatggTATGTGAGTCATCTtcggatgtatacaaggttgtttgtcgTAGATAATTTATGGGTTGTAATAGGATGCTGCGTgcgaggaaaaagaaaataaatatgtgggttgtgggtaaatacattggcacccacaattgtgaaatggacacattcagcgGAAATCACTTTAACTTGAATGTtaacttgatttctcttgtcttgattacACACATTGAAGcctccataaggtacaagatcaaggAATGTATTACAtctgtccaccaggaatatgagtgtaccattaccaaaagaaatgcATTTATTGGGCGCAAACATgcgtttgaaattatttatggtgaCTCGGATAAGTCATTTTCATCtttacccaggtacatggccgcatttaaacactttaaccccgggactgttgttgaatggaagcttgagcagagtccgggaataccagaatatatattcagaTACGTGTTCTGGGCCTTCAAACcaacaattgatggttttgtgtaTTGCTGGCTGGTAATATCCATAAACGGCACTCATGTCTATaaaaagtatgatattaagctgtTGATTGCCGTTGCAGTAAatgctaatggacaaatatttcccttaacttttgctatttgtgccaatgaaagccaagagacgtggacactatttttgaacaacttgaaggagcacgttgtcaaaTAACTTTCAGGTATTTGTCTATTATATGATCGGCATGgcgtattttaagttctgtacaacATTTGCCTGAATGGAAGGAACCGTACTCATACCAccattactgtgtgaggcacctgaaggccaatttctagaaggcacatcccaacaaggacttgcatgatttaatgtggatggctgcaactgatCACCAGGAGTGCAAATTCAGGAGGCGCATAGAATCTATCAGGCAGGAAGACGAAAGAGCTTATCATTgtttgatgcgacatgagcttgacaagtggacattgcatgcggatggtggcaggCGATGGGGAaccctgactacaaatgtgtcaaagTCTTTCAACGAGTaattgaagtctgcacgtggattgcctgtcactgccatggtgcggatgtcattcaaacagatggcggagaggtttgttgaaaggcatagaggtgcatcagaattgatggagaggggtgttgaatttatgccaataccaatgaaaagatttgagaaatactgGAGGTGAGTATATTGgcatttattttaataatattccaacgagcgaaatatttttgaagttcacaCCATTATCCATCAAAACCTggggaataatacacacaccATAAATGAAGCCAGCAGGTTATGTTtttgtgggaaatggtccatctaccacatgacgtgctcacatgccatgaagtgctttcaataTACAAGTTTTGCGGCAACCTAGTACGTTGATAAGCAATAGTGTTgttgcatacttaaacacctatagtgggcagttgcaaccagtgggtgctgagcattattggccgcaaGAACCaattaaaatggtgtgtaacaaggagtgTTTTCGTAAGCTacaagtgcaaaaaagaacgcgtatacggaaccaaataatagtaatacaaactaaCCAAATCGTGTGAAAGATCCTCAGCAACcctcgatgatgagccataactcagtcggcgtCCACTATCCACATCTCGCAATGGACGAACAACAGCAACGGTCGATGCCTCTGGAGGGTCAGGAAAATACGTATCCCAGTCATGTGAGGTAAAGGCCGTGCCCGCGATCAACAATGGACCTAacggggtcacctgcgaagtccctgAAGTAACCCCAGGCTAAATGATGGAATATC
Proteins encoded in this window:
- the LOC107768394 gene encoding transcription factor AS1-like, which codes for MKERQRWRPEEDALLGAYVKQYGPKEWNLISKRMGRTLDRDPKSCLERWKNYLKPGIKKGSLTLEEQNLVISLQAKYGNKWKKIAAEVPGRTAKRLGKWWEVFKEKQLKQLQRSQKLQDYADPPSVSAVSDGGSPEGAVSGKYDHILETFAEKYVQPKIFVFQPPLPLPAINNIMPNLEPPPVLSLRPVAITEPVNSTTIAPWMNSAANASSYTPSPSVSLTLTPSEPVLHVHEPVQSDLALIGRFYPVQQLGTLIQYCKELEEGRQNWVQHKKEATWRLNRLEQQLESEKARKRREKMEEIEAKMRCLREEEMAFIGRMEREYKDQLSALQRDAEAKEAKLIEACSNKQLKLAELIEKQTGFHSHVNGVGNIVSKDKH